AAAACTTGTCGAAGCGGCTTGGGGAGGCGACTACTCCGGTGCAAGTGGTTCGGAGGCAGGCGATCCCGAAAACGAGGAGAGTCCGTCAGGCGATGGATTTGTGGTCGGCGAGAGTCCATTGTTCATAATCAAATCGCCAACTGGCATGTATTTGGTCCACAATATGGATGCGGACTACTGGGAGCATAAGGCGGAGGTGGTCGAAGCAATCGGCGAACTCCGATTGCGCAAAGCGGTGGCAGACCACCATGCCTGGCTATCCGTCGATTTACTGACTCCAGGCGATGAACGCCCTGATATGAACGCGGCGTATTTAACGGTAGCCCGCCTGCTCGTGGCGCTGGCCGACGAAGACACTCTGGCCGTCGTCCGGCCTGAATCGATGGACATCAACGTATGGTCAGACGAGATGGCCGACCGATTGCTGACGCCAGGCGCATATGAAGAACTCTCGCAACAAGACAACGCGCCAGTGATTCCGATTGCCGACGATGATCCTGCGATGCAAGCGGCGGTCGCGACAGCACGACACCGATGGCCTGAGTTTGTTGCCGCGTTTCAACGGAGTGGAGGATCACCGACTGTAGAAGATGATTCAAAATTCGTGGTCAAAGCACGTATCACCGAGGGAGGCTCAACCGAATTCATTTGGGTCAATGTGATTGGGCTCGAACCCAAGTACGTGCACGGCAGGCTCGCTAACGACCCCATCGACCTCGGTGATCTTGAACTCGGCAGCCAAGTCGAATTTCCAATCGCAGATGTTTGCGATTGGTGTTACTTCGACAACGACGAGCCCGTCGGCTTGTTCAGCCTCGAGGCGATTCGCCTGAGTCAGCAAGCCGACGAGGCGACGAATTGAAGCCAATTGAATTGCGATCTGTCGTTCTGCCGTACCGTCCGCCTCTCCGCTATTTCGAATGAGCTTGAGAGAAGAATGGGAAGAGGCGTTTGATGTCTTCCTCAGTCGGCTGGTGACCATATTCGCAAATCTCGAACACTTCAGCATACTTGACCGCGTTTCCGTCTTCTTCCCCATACCAACGGACGAGCGCATTGCGATACGAATCCGCTTCGTTTCCGGACCGAGCTTGCCACGTTTTTGTCACTTCAGCCAGCCGCAAGTCTCTCATTCGAGCCGGCGGAGCTTCGGCTGCGATTTCTGCGTTGCCAAGTGCACCGCCGTCAAACACTTGTGACTCCAGTTCAGCGATCGCGTTGACTTTCGTTTCGAACACGGCGTCAATCGAGACCGCAATATCGGGCGTGAATGGGTATGGCTTTTTAAACCGGTCGCTTGCATACAGGAAGACTGGATTCTTCTTCAGAGGCGGTGTGTCGGGACAGAAGAAAGGAACGGTGACCATAAACGAAGCATCCTGCACCAGGACGCCGACGTAGCGATGGTCGGGATGGTAATCCCACGGTCGGTGAGCAATCACTACATCAGCATTCCATTCACGGATTAGTCGCGTGATCGCGCGACGGTTCTCCAGCGTCGGCATCAACTCGCCGTCGTGGATGTCCATGACCTCCGATGTCGTCCCCAGAATCTCAGAGGCCTTGCGAACTTCTTCCGCACGACGTTTCGCAAGTGCGCCCCCGGACATCGCCCAATGGCCGATGTCCCCATTGGTTACTGAAACCAATTTCACATGATGGCCAAGTTTTGACCACATCGCACCGCAGCCACCCGCACGATATTCGGCATCGTCAGGATGTGCACCGAATACAATGATTCGCAATTTACCGTCATCTGCGGCATTGTCGCCAGCGACGACGGAGGCAACGAGCGTGAGGGCTGTGACGACCACGAGTAGAAAACGCATACTGAATCTCTCCTGAAAGGGAATTGAGTCTGTCGGTGAGT
This genomic window from Allorhodopirellula heiligendammensis contains:
- a CDS encoding DUF2314 domain-containing protein, whose protein sequence is MKPPLQKPRFGLAWTSLWAVVIGGLLLGVGVISGTEPTLIVIGSLFLLIGILIWQEVSIGLWAGFLAFGVMAVLHATRMLGDFHWRFLVYCLAFAQLSYESFQGLRQLRDAETSGHAYSRSKTPLNADNDDPEKDEPMISLVLLQRKQKYLEDIILAKLVEAAWGGDYSGASGSEAGDPENEESPSGDGFVVGESPLFIIKSPTGMYLVHNMDADYWEHKAEVVEAIGELRLRKAVADHHAWLSVDLLTPGDERPDMNAAYLTVARLLVALADEDTLAVVRPESMDINVWSDEMADRLLTPGAYEELSQQDNAPVIPIADDDPAMQAAVATARHRWPEFVAAFQRSGGSPTVEDDSKFVVKARITEGGSTEFIWVNVIGLEPKYVHGRLANDPIDLGDLELGSQVEFPIADVCDWCYFDNDEPVGLFSLEAIRLSQQADEATN
- a CDS encoding PIG-L deacetylase family protein, with product MRFLLVVVTALTLVASVVAGDNAADDGKLRIIVFGAHPDDAEYRAGGCGAMWSKLGHHVKLVSVTNGDIGHWAMSGGALAKRRAEEVRKASEILGTTSEVMDIHDGELMPTLENRRAITRLIREWNADVVIAHRPWDYHPDHRYVGVLVQDASFMVTVPFFCPDTPPLKKNPVFLYASDRFKKPYPFTPDIAVSIDAVFETKVNAIAELESQVFDGGALGNAEIAAEAPPARMRDLRLAEVTKTWQARSGNEADSYRNALVRWYGEEDGNAVKYAEVFEICEYGHQPTEEDIKRLFPFFSQAHSK